One Glycine soja cultivar W05 chromosome 2, ASM419377v2, whole genome shotgun sequence genomic region harbors:
- the LOC114373594 gene encoding uncharacterized protein LOC114373594, protein MHLEFPDEDIMALFEEEVEDEDRDKWIVWFDGASNTLGHGVEAGLVFPDNQCIPFTTRLGFDCTNNMVEYEACTLGIQATIDFNVNLLKVYGDSALVIHQLKGEWETRDHKLIPYQAYIKKLTEFFGDISCQHIPREENQMADALATLASMFQLTPHGDFPYIEFRCPSKPMHCCLIKEEQDGKPWYFDIKRYVEDKEYPREASDNDKRTLQRLAVGFFLSGGILYKQNHDMVLLRCVDAKEAE, encoded by the coding sequence ATGCACTTGGAATTcccagatgaggacatcatggccttgttcgaggaagaggtggAGGATGAAGATAGGGAtaagtggatcgtgtggttcgatggtgcatccaataccctagGCCATGGAGTTGAGGCAGGTTTGGTCTTTCCCGACAATCAATGCATACCCTTCACGACAAGGTTAGGCTTTGATTGCACAAATAACATGGTTGAATACGAGGCATGCACCCTTGGGATCCAAGCAACAATTGACTTCAATGTCAACTTGCTCAAAGTATATGGAGACTCAGCCTTGGTGATCCATcaattgaaaggagaatgggagacTAGGGATCACAAATTGATACCTTATCAGGCCTACATCAAGAAACTGACGGAGTTCTTCGGTGATATCTCCTGCCAGCACATTCCTAGAGAGGAGAATCAAATGGCCGATGCGCTTGCCACTCTAGCATCCATGTTTCAGCTAACCCCGCATGGAGACTTTCCGTACATTGAGTTCAGATGTCCCAGCAAGCCCATGCATTGCTGCTTGATAAAAGAGGAGCAAGACGGTAAACCGTGGTACTTCGACATTAAGCGATACGTCGAGGACAAGGAGTACCCACGGGAGgcttccgacaatgacaaaaggacattgCAAAGGTTAGCAGTTGGCTTCTTTTTAAGCGGAGGTATCCTGTACAAACAAAATCATGATATGGTCTTGCTccgatgcgtggatgccaaagaggccgAATAG